GAAGGCATCGCCAAGGCCAAGGGTGCGCCGCCGAAATATGCGGTCGTCGATCTTCGGCTCGGCGACGGCAGCGGGCTCGATGTCATCGCCGCAATCCGCCAGCGCCGCGACGACACGCGTATCATCATGCTGACCGGCTATGGCAACATCGCCACGGCAGTGAATGCCGTAAAGCTCGGTGCTGTCGACTACCTGGCCAAGCCAGCCGACGCCGACGACATCTTTGCCGCCTTGACGCAGAAGCCGGGCGAAAAAGCGGAACTCCCGGAAAACCCGATGTCGGCAGACCGGGTGC
The Rhizobium sp. ARZ01 genome window above contains:
- a CDS encoding ActR/PrrA/RegA family redox response regulator transcription factor, which encodes MAEKIDTPALGPDASDADYIGADRSLLIVDDDGPFLRRLARAMETRGFLVEVAESVAEGIAKAKGAPPKYAVVDLRLGDGSGLDVIAAIRQRRDDTRIIMLTGYGNIATAVNAVKLGAVDYLAKPADADDIFAALTQKPGEKAELPENPMSADRVRWEHIQRVYEMCERNVSETARRLNMHRRTLQRILAKRAPK